The following proteins are encoded in a genomic region of Spirochaetota bacterium:
- a CDS encoding radical SAM protein, producing the protein MPVDHAVSTRLSSRAHYSDPASHDTISASPRQEKDMHMGEPGLLHKLFRRRRLEGVFLFITSKCNSKCRTCFYHEKLNSDDDLTFDEIRRVSESAPKFDKLWLSGGEPFLRKELVEIVKLFYDNNGVRVVNLPTNGLCGDLIVDETERLLDSCPELTVHLNFSLDGPGKFHDANRGIPGNFAKTVATMEKARDKFRGNKRLLMNAVTVITPDAYDSLFDLGVYILNKNTVATHFYEIPRGDTRDPSIKTLTPERVKELRRRILPLFEQQADAIFKDFSGMKKKFAKFFFLGFIKFVNDIQDANYAGPCHWKMDCTAGKTTFVIDHNGDFRSCEMRPPIGNLRDYGCDLTAALYSDAMNREIEAIGGGGRANCWCTHGCWIMSSIKFSPRALLFRIPAAYRRFRKETAPGFVLPVIDTARIENYR; encoded by the coding sequence ATGCCTGTAGATCATGCAGTTTCTACACGTCTGTCTTCGCGCGCCCACTACTCCGACCCAGCCTCGCACGATACAATCTCGGCCTCACCCAGGCAGGAAAAGGACATGCACATGGGAGAGCCGGGACTTCTGCACAAGCTTTTCCGCCGGCGGAGGCTCGAGGGCGTATTTCTCTTCATCACGTCGAAGTGCAACTCGAAGTGCCGCACCTGCTTCTACCACGAGAAGCTCAACAGCGACGACGACCTCACCTTCGACGAAATCAGGCGCGTCTCCGAAAGCGCGCCGAAGTTCGACAAGCTCTGGCTTTCCGGCGGCGAGCCTTTTCTCCGCAAGGAGCTGGTGGAGATCGTGAAGCTCTTTTACGACAATAACGGGGTGCGCGTGGTGAACCTTCCCACGAACGGCCTCTGCGGGGATCTCATCGTGGATGAGACAGAGCGTCTCCTGGATTCCTGCCCGGAGCTCACCGTGCACCTGAATTTCTCCCTCGACGGCCCGGGAAAATTCCATGACGCCAACCGGGGCATACCGGGCAACTTCGCGAAAACCGTCGCCACAATGGAAAAGGCCCGGGACAAGTTCAGGGGCAACAAGCGCCTTCTCATGAACGCGGTCACGGTCATTACCCCCGACGCATACGATTCACTCTTTGACCTGGGGGTTTATATCCTCAATAAAAATACCGTGGCCACGCACTTTTACGAGATCCCCCGCGGGGACACCCGTGATCCGTCGATCAAGACCCTCACGCCGGAGCGCGTCAAGGAGCTCCGGCGGAGGATCCTCCCCCTCTTTGAGCAGCAGGCCGACGCCATATTCAAGGACTTCAGCGGCATGAAGAAAAAATTCGCGAAGTTCTTCTTTTTGGGATTCATCAAGTTCGTCAATGACATACAGGACGCCAACTACGCCGGTCCCTGCCACTGGAAAATGGACTGCACCGCCGGAAAGACCACCTTCGTCATCGACCACAACGGCGACTTCAGGTCATGCGAGATGCGGCCGCCCATCGGCAACCTGCGCGACTACGGCTGCGACCTGACAGCGGCCCTCTATTCCGACGCGATGAATCGCGAGATCGAAGCGATCGGCGGCGGCGGCAGGGCCAACTGCTGGTGCACCCACGGCTGCTGGATCATGTCTTCCATCAAATTCAGCCCCCGGGCCCTCCTCTTCCGGATACCCGCCGCGTACCGGCGTTTCAGGAAGGAAACGGCTCCCGGCTTTGTTCTCCCGGTGATCGATACTGCCCGTATCGAGAACTACCGGTAA
- a CDS encoding gluconokinase, translating into MVFIVMGVSGSGKTAVGKLLADRIAFPFHDADDFHSSESMEKMKSGRPLTDEERVPWLFDLAVHVAQWNRHGGAVLACSALKEKYREILNWNGKEEVAYVYLKGEPELILGRMKSRTGHFFPAELLDSQFQALEEPAHAVTVSIVKRPDDICADIIDEIIRRELLPLSYIRSLNIG; encoded by the coding sequence ATGGTATTTATCGTCATGGGAGTATCGGGTAGCGGGAAGACGGCGGTCGGGAAGCTCCTTGCCGACAGGATAGCCTTTCCATTCCACGATGCCGATGATTTTCACTCCAGTGAGAGCATGGAAAAAATGAAGAGCGGCCGTCCCCTTACCGACGAGGAACGAGTGCCCTGGCTCTTTGACCTCGCGGTCCACGTGGCCCAGTGGAACAGGCATGGCGGCGCGGTGCTGGCCTGCTCCGCCCTTAAAGAAAAGTACAGGGAGATACTCAACTGGAACGGCAAGGAAGAGGTGGCCTACGTCTATCTGAAAGGCGAGCCGGAGCTGATACTCGGCCGGATGAAAAGCCGGACGGGGCATTTCTTCCCGGCCGAGCTCCTGGATAGCCAGTTCCAGGCCCTGGAAGAGCCCGCCCATGCGGTGACGGTCTCCATCGTGAAAAGGCCCGATGATATATGCGCGGATATAATCGACGAGATCATCCGGAGGGAGCTGCTCCCCCTATCATACATAAGGAGCCTTAACATTGGATAG
- the gndA gene encoding NADP-dependent phosphogluconate dehydrogenase, with protein sequence MDSRDIGIIGLGVMGRNIALNFSRHGFSVAVFNPGAPGEGDLLADFLKSHGCDAIAGERHLDDFIAQLRKPRVMLLMVKAGAPVDDVILSLAQRLDPGDIIIDGGNSHYRDTERRMANLEKAGILYVGCGVSGGGEGALRGPSLMPGGSPEAWKTIGPLLQSVAAKLEDGTPCCEWTGRGGAGHFVKMVHNGIEYAMMQAIAEAYDMMRRMAAMGADEMAVAFGNWNAGCLGGYLMGIVPRILKQRDKGALLLDAILDRASQKGTGKESSMAALDMGVPAQAMDEAVAARLISSLLEERRRAAELYLDNAEFSGDREALIHDIEDALYCAIAVSHCQGFALLDRASEDFKWDLDRSAIARLWRGGCIIQSALMNEIGKIISNRSWTGNLLLEEQFGVLIREKTAGWRRSVSTAALHGIPVPVLSSTLAYFDSYRSARLPANLVQAMRDFFGAHGYERIDAQEGRIFRTDWGK encoded by the coding sequence TTGGATAGCCGTGACATCGGCATCATAGGCCTCGGCGTCATGGGGAGGAACATTGCCCTCAATTTTTCACGCCACGGTTTTTCCGTGGCAGTCTTTAATCCCGGCGCTCCCGGCGAAGGGGACCTCCTTGCGGATTTCCTCAAGTCCCACGGCTGCGACGCTATCGCCGGCGAGCGGCACCTCGATGACTTTATAGCTCAGTTGCGCAAGCCCAGGGTCATGTTGCTGATGGTCAAGGCCGGCGCGCCCGTCGATGATGTCATCCTTAGCCTCGCGCAGCGCCTTGATCCCGGAGATATTATCATCGACGGCGGCAATTCGCATTACAGAGATACCGAGCGAAGGATGGCAAACCTTGAAAAAGCGGGCATCCTCTACGTGGGATGCGGTGTCTCCGGCGGCGGTGAAGGCGCCCTCAGGGGACCTTCCCTTATGCCGGGAGGCTCGCCGGAAGCGTGGAAAACCATAGGCCCGCTGCTTCAATCAGTCGCCGCGAAGCTCGAAGACGGGACTCCCTGCTGCGAATGGACCGGCCGGGGCGGGGCGGGCCATTTCGTGAAGATGGTCCACAACGGCATAGAGTACGCCATGATGCAGGCCATCGCCGAGGCCTATGACATGATGAGGCGCATGGCCGCCATGGGCGCGGATGAAATGGCTGTCGCCTTCGGGAATTGGAACGCCGGCTGCCTTGGCGGATACCTCATGGGGATTGTCCCCCGCATATTGAAGCAGAGGGACAAGGGGGCGCTCCTCCTTGACGCCATCCTTGACCGAGCCTCCCAGAAAGGGACCGGCAAGGAATCGTCAATGGCCGCCCTGGACATGGGGGTCCCGGCTCAGGCCATGGACGAGGCCGTGGCGGCGCGCCTTATCTCGTCCCTCCTGGAGGAACGGCGCCGGGCCGCTGAGCTGTACCTGGACAACGCCGAATTCTCCGGGGACCGGGAGGCGCTGATTCATGACATCGAAGACGCCCTCTACTGCGCCATAGCGGTATCCCATTGCCAGGGATTTGCCCTCCTGGACAGGGCTTCGGAGGATTTTAAGTGGGATCTTGACCGGTCCGCCATTGCCCGCCTCTGGCGCGGCGGTTGTATCATCCAGTCTGCGTTGATGAATGAGATCGGGAAGATAATCAGCAATAGATCATGGACCGGAAACCTGCTCCTGGAAGAACAATTTGGGGTTCTGATAAGGGAAAAGACAGCCGGATGGCGCCGCTCCGTATCCACGGCGGCGCTCCATGGCATACCGGTGCCAGTGCTGTCATCAACGCTGGCTTATTTTGACAGTTATCGGTCGGCCCGGCTGCCGGCAAACCTTGTGCAGGCCATGCGGGATTTCTTCGGCGCCCACGGGTATGAGCGGATCGATGCCCAGGAGGGCAGGATTTTCAGGACAGATTGGGGAAAATAG
- a CDS encoding cyclase family protein, producing MKFYDITVPILNTMPVWPGDPPVIVERTKSISKGNSCNLTSLAMGVHCGTHIDAPLHFMDRGRAVDDIPLDVLNGPCRVVGIDAKSLIEKKHIENLGLGGYKRILFKTANSELWKNNTAAFYEGFTALGLSAAEYLAELGVSLVGIDYLSIESFHAEKEHPVHKMLLKNNIVILESVDLSGVQPAEYELVCLPLRITGAEGAPVRAVLYEKS from the coding sequence ATGAAATTTTATGATATAACGGTTCCAATATTAAATACGATGCCGGTCTGGCCCGGCGATCCGCCTGTGATTGTGGAAAGGACGAAATCCATCAGCAAGGGAAATTCCTGCAATCTCACATCCCTGGCCATGGGGGTCCATTGCGGCACCCACATCGACGCGCCTTTGCATTTTATGGATCGGGGGAGGGCGGTCGATGACATCCCCCTGGATGTCCTCAACGGGCCCTGCCGGGTTGTCGGGATAGACGCCAAATCCCTGATCGAAAAGAAGCATATAGAGAACCTCGGCCTGGGAGGATATAAAAGGATTTTATTCAAGACGGCAAATTCGGAACTGTGGAAAAACAACACTGCAGCTTTTTACGAAGGCTTTACGGCCCTGGGTTTGAGCGCAGCGGAATACCTGGCCGAGCTCGGCGTTTCCCTTGTCGGCATCGACTATTTATCCATTGAATCGTTTCATGCGGAAAAGGAACACCCGGTACATAAAATGCTGCTGAAGAACAATATAGTGATCCTTGAAAGTGTCGACCTGTCGGGTGTCCAGCCGGCCGAATACGAGCTTGTTTGCCTCCCGCTGAGGATAACAGGCGCCGAGGGAGCCCCGGTGAGGGCGGTGCTGTATGAAAAGAGCTGA